The sequence below is a genomic window from Sphingobacterium sp. ML3W.
GTTACTTGAGTAATCCGATGATTTTCATCTGTCATACAATCGATGGTGATACCTTTTAACACACCTGAAAAAACGGATTTTGACAGCGGTACATGCTTGTTGAGGTAGTAGTCCATATCAAACCAGCTCTCCATTTTTACGGGGTAGGAAATCGTTATTTTAATCATCAGCTTAAGGTTTTTCACACTCAATTATGCTTGACAATTCGGTGTTTGTCAGGATTAAACGATTGTATCGCAATCCTGCGCGTTCCACTAAGTTTTTAAATTCACTAACGGTGCGTTCCTTTCCTTTGGTCATGGCAAAAATATTGATATCTAATAATTTTCCAGCATGAGGGGAGTTGATTTCATCGGGTAATACCGATTCTATAATGAGCAATTTGCTGCCGCTTTTCATCGATTTAAAGCATGTATCAAATATTTGAAGTACCTGTTCGTCGTTCCAATCGTGTAAAACCCACTTTGTCATGTACAGATCAGCATCTTTTGGCAAGCTTTCGAAAAAACTGCCCCCAGCAACGGAGCATCTATTTTTTAAATTCTCGGGTATATTTAATTTGGTTTGTTCGATAATATATGGTTCATCAAATACAATACCTTCGCTATTTGGGCTGGCTCGTAAAACACCAAACATCAAGGCACCATTACCTCCTCCGATGTCGACAAGGGTTTTATAAGGAGAAAAGTTATAATGTTCAGTAATACCTTCAATTACCGCTCCGGAAACTCCTGCCATAGCTTTGGTTAAGTTTTCTGCAGCTTTAGGGTGGGTTTTGTAGTAGTCCCAGACTGGCATGCCGTGAACTTGATCAAATGGAACATTGCCTGTAGATATACCGTAGGCAAGATTTCCAAAAGCGGGGAAGTGCTCACCTAGATTAGCCAATGCCCAAGGTTTTACTGAACCTGCAGTATCGGTTAGTAACGCATTTCCCAAGGCATTGATTTGAAATTTTCCATCGACTGTTTCTTCAAAAATACCTACGCTAGTTACTGCTCTAAGTAATCGATATAGCGAAGGGGCATGGGTATCGGAAATTTTTGAAAGCTCATCAATCGTTTTAGGACCATGTGCTAAGAAATCAGCGATGTTTAATTGTGCTAATGCATGTATGCTACAGGCAATCCAGTAACCGCTAATCAGCTCATACATTTTAAAGGTTGCTTCAGGTTGAATAATTGGTTTGGTCATATTATTGATTAATATAAAGTTAATTTAATTGTTAAGTAATATAGTGGTTTTGAGATAAATATAATACAATATAGGATTTATTTTGTATTATTGAATCAGTAGCGTCCTAAATAAAAATTAGGGTTAAAAAAATCTCATTATTTACCCTCAATACGCTTGTATTTTGAGTTTTTACAATGTTATACCCTCTGTTATTTTCAAAAGACACCTAATTGTCCATTTTTATCTGGGATTTTATCCTTTATAAATGGATCATTTGCCCATTTCCAAAAGTCAATTTTCACAAATATATTCATCCTGATAAAACTGACCAAATTGGATAGATTCCATTTGTAGATCACCTTGTTTTGAATGTATTTCAATAAAAGTATCCCGATCAATGCCGTCCATATCTGGATCTGAACTGCATTTTCCGAAGTTCCAATAAAGCTTGTCACCTTGAGTCTTTGTTTGAGATGTTTAAAAAAGATCTCAATCTGCCATCGCTGTTTATATATCATAGAGACCATGGCAGGTTTCCATTGCAGGTTATTGGTTAAAAATTCATACTCATTACCTGTTGTGCTGTCCAAAACGTGTACCAGTCTAAGTTTTTTGTTTCCATAACGTTTTGATGCCGTTCCCTCCAAGGTAATGATCTGATCCTTAATGATGCCGCTTTCTCGCATAGCCTCGCTCTGATAGCTCTTGTTTACGCTGTATCTCATATTGCTTTTGCTACGCGTAACAAAATAACACCCCTTGCTGTCCAAAACGTTCATCCACTGAAAATCAACGTATCCACGGTCCACAACAACGACACTTCCCTTAGGGAAAGCAAAGCTGTTTGCCTTTTTGCTTTCATGTACCTTACCATCGGTAATCTCCATGAAAACCGGAAGACAGCCATCATAATCCAGGACAGTGTGCAGTTTGGCAGCCCCTTTATTGCTGCGAAATGTGGCCCAGTCAAAC
It includes:
- a CDS encoding EthD family reductase, yielding MIKITISYPVKMESWFDMDYYLNKHVPLSKSVFSGVLKGITIDCMTDENHRITQVTGALYFKNTADFYNNFLPAQEMLTHDAIQYTDITPILQISEIKLWHTPWEIGI
- a CDS encoding methyltransferase, with product MTKPIIQPEATFKMYELISGYWIACSIHALAQLNIADFLAHGPKTIDELSKISDTHAPSLYRLLRAVTSVGIFEETVDGKFQINALGNALLTDTAGSVKPWALANLGEHFPAFGNLAYGISTGNVPFDQVHGMPVWDYYKTHPKAAENLTKAMAGVSGAVIEGITEHYNFSPYKTLVDIGGGNGALMFGVLRASPNSEGIVFDEPYIIEQTKLNIPENLKNRCSVAGGSFFESLPKDADLYMTKWVLHDWNDEQVLQIFDTCFKSMKSGSKLLIIESVLPDEINSPHAGKLLDINIFAMTKGKERTVSEFKNLVERAGLRYNRLILTNTELSSIIECEKP
- a CDS encoding IS4 family transposase, yielding MININVFSQILSLIDRDIFKNLVSSYNSDKHQKGLTSWTHLVSMLFCHLSSSDSVRDISNGLRSTTGNMSHMGISRAPSKSSISYMNEHRDFNLFRDLYFALLSSLWNKDVNHRKELRSLKREVYLMDASVIPLCLSMFDWATFRSNKGAAKLHTVLDYDGCLPVFMEITDGKVHESKKANSFAFPKGSVVVVDRGYVDFQWMNVLDSKGCYFVTRSKSNMRYSVNKSYQSEAMRESGIIKDQIITLEGTASKRYGNKKLRLVHVLDSTTGNEYEFLTNNLQWKPAMVSMIYKQRWQIEIFFKHLKQRLKVTSFIGTSENAVQIQIWTALIGILLLKYIQNKVIYKWNLSNLVSFIRMNIFVKIDFWKWANDPFIKDKIPDKNGQLGVF